The Atlantibacter hermannii genomic interval ATGTATATACCGGGATGATCAAACACTTCGCCATCTGCACCCACAACACCATTGGCATTTGATGTACCGAGACAAGCTCCGCCCATGGGATGGACAGTGACGGGATGGCGAGGCGCATAGATTTTGGTCCGGGTATGGGCCTTAATATTGTCCAGCTCGTCATCAATCTCTTTATAAATGCTGTTCTCATGTTTGCTGTAGCGAATAGTAAACTTCCCGCGTTGCATGACGGCCTGGCCATTACTGTCATCGCCGCCGAAAGCAATAAGGACCGATTGTTTACGTAGCCAGCGCTTAAGCATCACAGGCACTGGCACATCGTCCAGCCCCTGAATACTGGCGCGAAGCACAATAACGCGTTCATTTGTGGAATTTTTCAGACGAAAAGGCGACGCGATCGGCATACCTTTGGACAAATCGCGCGCGCTGTTTTCCTTCCAGACGCCAAAGAAATCCCCGTTACCGCTGAATTTCAGCCCAAGCCGGGGCATTCCGCACAGGCCGCCTTCGATATCGCGACTACGCAATAGCAAGCGCAGGGTATTCAACGCGCCGGCGGCCAAAATAAGGTGTTCCGCCTGCAGGCTTTCTGTCTTACCGCTGCGATGGTCACGGTAGCGCACTTCGTAGCGCATGGCGCTGTCCGCCTGCGGTTCAAGCTCACGTATCGATAAGGCTTCACACATCTCCTGCACCACCAGACCGTTTTTGATTGCAGGCCAGATGAAGGTGAAATCGAGCGTGGTTTTCGCGCCGGACGGCGAACCCAGGAAGCTGTTATTTTTCATGTCGCACTCCCAGCGCTCAATACCATTTTGGTCGGTTATTTTTACCGGTGAACCGGGAATTTTCGGGACCAGCATGGCAATTGGCGGATCGCCAAGGGGGGTGAGTAAGCCTTGATAATTGGCCTCCTCGATACGATTTGGCGCGTTATCCGCCGCGGTTAACGGACGCGCATTAAAGGCGCGGATGATCTGGTCATAGTAGGGTGCCATGTTTTCCTGGTCGATCTCAGGATGGTGATTATCCCAGTAGTTCGCGGCCAGCGGCTTATCCAGAAAACCGGCATAAACGTGGCTTCCGCCCCCCCACGCCCGACGAACAGATAATGTTGATCCCTTGGCCTGCATACGCTTCGATAAAGCCTTTTTTATTGAATGTGAAGGTTTTTTTGAACCGATGCGAACCCACATTACGTAGCCCGTGCGTGAACGCTTTACTTCCCTGGGGGAGCGGCACGAGGTTTTTAAGCCCAAGCGAGCGGTTTGGCACCGTGTCGCGCCAGGGACCCCGTTCAAGCATAACAACCTCACGGCCCGCAGCGGCCAGCCGTTGCGCTGCCACCGCGCCGCCAAAACCGCTGCCAATTATCAGCACTTCTACTTGTTTTGTCATTGACCTACCTTGTATGTGATCCCGCCGGAACGTTGATAAACGTCTATCGTGAGGGAAAGTGGGAAGGGGGAATGGCTGGGAAATCAGCCGCTCCGTTCAGATAAAGGTGCGCTGTACAGCATTAACAGGAACAGGGCGCGGAGCCGGGGCGTGACTGAGACGTTTCTTTGAGCGTGTCGAGCAGTCTGTCGGCAACGTTGGCCGCCCAGACAGCAATGGTCAAGCTGGGCGGCCTGCCCGGGGACGCCGGCAACGCGGCCGCGTCGGCGATATACAAACCGGGATTGTCAAACACCTCGCCGTTGGCGCCAATGACGCCGTCAAGAACAGACGTTCCCAGACATGCGCCTCCCAGGGGCTGTACGGTAATCGGTGCGGAAGGGGAATAAATTCGCGTTCCGGTTCTGGTTTTGATCTCGCGGATTTCGTTGTCGATCTCGTGATAAACGTGGCTCTCCGCTTTGTTATAAACCACCTTAAATTTGCCACGGTTAAACGTCATCACACCGTTATTGTTGTCTTTGCCAAGCGCCACGATAAAGGCATTTCTGCGCAACCACTTTTTAAGGAAGGCGGGTAAAGGGATCTCGTCCAGCCCCTGGATTGCGGCTCGCAGTACCTGAACGGATTGACTGGTAGAGTGGGCTGCCCGGAAAGGGCCGCACAAAGGTAGGCCGGTTGAAAGATCGCGATCGCTGTTCTCTTTCCAGAAGCCGAAATAGCCGCCATTGGTGCCAAAGCCTAAACCCAGGCGCGGCATACCCTGAAGGCCATGAGCCGTGTGACGGCTGTGCATCAATAAACGGACCGTATTCAGGCAGCCAGCCGCCAGAATAACGTGTCTGGCCCGCACACTCGTCGTGGTGTGGTTATGATGATCGCGATAGCGAATTTCATAACGCATGCCGTCAGCCTCGTCATGGGGCAATTTAGTCAGGGTCGTGACTTCGCACATATCCCGAACGACCAGGCCGTTACGTATCGCAGGCCAGATGACCGAGAAATCAAGAGTCGTTTTCGCGCCGGAAGGCGATCCAAGAATGCTGTTATTTTTATATTCACATTCCCAGCGAGTGACGCCATACCCGTCAGTCACTTTTTGAGCCGTGCCGGGATGGGCTGGCAGCAAAATACTGATAAACGGGTTCGGCAGCCCCTGTGTGGACAGTACGCCATCGTAACTGGTCTGACTCACCGAATTCGGAACCTGGTCGTCATCGGTCACCGGTCTGGCCTGCAAAAGGGCAATGATTTCCGCATAGTAGTTATCCATTGCGCTTTTTGAGATTAATGGATGTCGATTTGCCCAGTATTCCGGGTCAGACGGTTTTGCCAGCATCGCGGCAT includes:
- the choD_1 gene encoding Cholesterol oxidase, with amino-acid sequence MAPYYDQIIRAFNARPLTAADNAPNRIEEANYQGLLTPLGDPPIAMLVPKIPGSPVKITDQNGIERWECDMKNNSFLGSPSGAKTTLDFTFIWPAIKNGLVVQEMCEALSIRELEPQADSAMRYEVRYRDHRSGKTESLQAEHLILAAGALNTLRLLLRSRDIEGGLCGMPRLGLKFSGNGDFFGVWKENSARDLSKGMPIASPFRLKNSTNERVIVLRASIQGLDDVPVPVMLKRWLRKQSVLIAFGGDDSNGQAVMQRGKFTIRYSKHENSIYKEIDDELDNIKAHTRTKIYAPRHPVTVHPMGGACLGTSNANGVVGADGEVFDHPGIYIADSSALPASPGGAPSLTIAAWSANVADRLIKKLQASDPADNERQAVA
- a CDS encoding gluconate 2-dehydrogenase, whose product is MTKQVEVLIIGSGFGGAVAAQRLAAAGREVVMLERGPWRDTVPNRSLGLKNLVPLPQGSKAFTHGLRNVGSHRFKKTFTFNKKGFIEAYAGQGINIICSSGVGGRKPRLCRFSG
- the choD_2 gene encoding Cholesterol oxidase, coding for MKTQAEIVVIGSGFGGAIAAKRLADAGRDVLMLERGPWRDTVPNRSVGLDNLAPLPQGKKAFTYGLRSLGMHRFRKCLMLNPKGFIEAFRGKGINIICSSGVGGGSHAYAAMLAKPSDPEYWANRHPLISKSAMDNYYAEIIALLQARPVTDDDQVPNSVSQTSYDGVLSTQGLPNPFISILLPAHPGTAQKVTDGYGVTRWECEYKNNSILGSPSGAKTTLDFSVIWPAIRNGLVVRDMCEVTTLTKLPHDEADGMRYEIRYRDHHNHTTTSVRARHVILAAGCLNTVRLLMHSRHTAHGLQGMPRLGLGFGTNGGYFGFWKENSDRDLSTGLPLCGPFRAAHSTSQSVQVLRAAIQGLDEIPLPAFLKKWLRRNAFIVALGKDNNNGVMTFNRGKFKVVYNKAESHVYHEIDNEIREIKTRTGTRIYSPSAPITVQPLGGACLGTSVLDGVIGANGEVFDNPGLYIADAAALPASPGRPPSLTIAVWAANVADRLLDTLKETSQSRPGSAPCSC